A portion of the Scyliorhinus torazame isolate Kashiwa2021f unplaced genomic scaffold, sScyTor2.1 scaffold_566, whole genome shotgun sequence genome contains these proteins:
- the LOC140406492 gene encoding uncharacterized protein, producing the protein LQLLSNVVLLSLTQVMDSAMPLIGEHQEEDKLLIADLVVARMSQVLPRTPIPSPVRPTAPQQPQMSPHPMPAQAPARQSPGLQQGPLPQQRPPPQGGPQQPAGHQPQRQGPPSHQRPPPQGQQIQGLSPQSGSPSSHQQRAISPTAQPPPPIQRQLSPVGQPAQQQRPGPPQQARAPNQPSPQQQRHASGGQGSPQMPRQPAGLVGQHSPQHQRQPGPGAQQQQQQQQQRQASSGPQQPTKPPGPTPGQPHRQTGPGSQQAQHARQPGQGGPQRQGGPGGQQPQRQPQAAPTPQRGPGQQQQSRQVPPTTQQPRPVVQGQQGQGPVGPGQQQGRPSIQQKPPTLQKAPQQDAPAPHPQMK; encoded by the exons CTCCAGCTGCTGTCTAATGTGGTGTTGCTGTCTCTCACACAGGTCATGGACAGCGCGATGCCACTGATAGGTGAACATCAAGAGGAGGATAAACTGCTCATTGCCGACCTGGTGGTGGCCAGAATGAGTCAGGTCCTGCCCAGGACACCCATCCCATCTCCAGTGCGACCCActgcaccccagcagcctcag ATGTCGCCACACCCGATGCCGGCACAGGCTCCGGCACGGCAAAGCCCAGGACTTCAGCAaggacccctcccccagcagcgccctCCGCCTCAAG GAGGTCCTCAACAGCCTGCCGGCCATCAACCTCAGCGCCAAGGGCCTCCCTCACATCAGAGGCCTCCTCCTCAAGGCCAGCAGATCCAAGGCCTGAGCCCGCAGTCCGGCAGTCCCTCTAGTCATCAGCAGAGAGCGATAAgccccacagcccagcctcctccCCCCATCCAGCGGCAACTGAGCCCCGTGGGGCAACCTGCCCAGCAGCAAAGGCCGGGGCCTCCGCAGCAGGCCCGGGCACCGAACCAGCCATCGCCGCAGCAGCAGAGGCATGCCAGTGGCGGGCAGGGGTCTCCCCAGATGCCCCGGCAACCCGCGGGCCTGGTCGGCCAGCACTCCCCCCAGCATCAGCGCCAACCGGGACCCGgggcacaacagcagcagcagcagcaacagcaacggCAGGCTTCATCTGGTCCACAGCAGCCGACAAAACCTCCAGGCCCAACCCCTGGCCAGCCTCATCGCCAGACGGGCCCCGGGAGCCAACAGGCCCAGCATGCCCGGCAGCCGGGGCAAGGAGGGCCACAACGGCAAGGAGGCCCGGGAGGTCAGCAGCCCCAGCGTCAACCCCAGGCGGCCCCGACCCCGCAGAGGGGGCCCGGGCAGCAGCAGCAGTCCAGGCAGGTGCCCCCCACCACTCAACAGCCCAGGCCTGTCGTCCAGGGCCAACAAGGGCAAGGCCCGGTGGGTCCAGGCCAGCAGCAGGGCAGACCATCCATCCAGCAGAAGCCCCCAACTCTTCAGAAGGCACCACAGCAAGATGCACCTGCCCCTCATCCACAAATGAAGTAA